Proteins encoded within one genomic window of Methanothrix harundinacea 6Ac:
- a CDS encoding bile acid:sodium symporter: MLRIDLHRNTAFILTAAAALGLLFPAPARGLEPLLIPALFLMMAFSLAGIDLDLPPMRGAVAGFLANYLFLSGLILSIAPAVLEAEALVLGFVVMAAVPPAVAVIPLTRLLAGDVRLALYSEALSYIASIVLMPSIIYIFARDAGDGAGVGLGETAKIVLLLILLPILASRYVGRLGIDPAHPINAGLFAVTYIVVGQNSGAISGEAAGVLFIAIARTFVSGAAVYAAAAFAGVEAPQRIALTLFASFKNLGLAAAVALLLFGPRAGVPAAVCIFTETAFYILLSALAGRRKGREASKDGARTRRSRLGT, from the coding sequence ATCCTGCGGATCGACCTTCATAGAAATACCGCCTTCATCCTGACGGCGGCCGCGGCCCTGGGCCTTCTCTTCCCGGCTCCGGCCCGGGGGCTTGAGCCCCTCCTGATCCCGGCGCTATTTCTGATGATGGCCTTCTCCCTCGCCGGGATCGACCTCGACCTTCCGCCGATGCGGGGAGCAGTGGCAGGATTTCTCGCAAACTACCTCTTCCTATCCGGCCTCATCCTCTCCATCGCTCCCGCCGTCCTGGAGGCGGAGGCCCTCGTCCTCGGGTTTGTGGTGATGGCCGCGGTCCCCCCGGCGGTGGCCGTCATCCCCCTGACGAGGCTTCTCGCCGGCGACGTCCGCCTCGCCCTCTACTCGGAGGCTCTCTCGTACATCGCCTCCATCGTCCTGATGCCGTCGATCATCTACATCTTCGCCAGGGATGCGGGAGATGGGGCTGGGGTCGGGCTCGGCGAGACGGCGAAGATCGTCCTCCTCCTGATCCTCCTTCCCATCCTCGCCTCAAGGTACGTCGGACGCCTCGGGATCGATCCCGCCCACCCCATAAACGCAGGCCTCTTCGCCGTCACCTACATCGTGGTGGGTCAGAACAGCGGCGCCATCTCGGGAGAGGCGGCGGGGGTCCTCTTCATCGCCATCGCCCGGACCTTCGTCTCGGGGGCGGCGGTCTACGCCGCCGCGGCCTTCGCCGGGGTCGAGGCCCCCCAGAGGATCGCCCTCACCCTCTTCGCCTCCTTCAAGAACCTGGGGCTCGCCGCCGCTGTTGCCCTCCTCCTCTTCGGCCCCCGGGCGGGGGTCCCGGCGGCGGTCTGCATCTTCACCGAGACCGCCTTTTATATCCTCCTCTCGGCCCTGGCCGGGAGGCGCAAGGGCAGGGAAGCCTCCAAAGATGGTGCTCGGACTCGCCGGAGCCGTCTAGGGACCTGA
- a CDS encoding TRAM domain-containing protein, giving the protein MYGNDRGSFSSGGFTSSSPVEAGKTYEVEIEDISRQGDGIARVEGFVIFVSDTKVGDKVSISIDRVMRRFAIAHKV; this is encoded by the coding sequence GTGTACGGAAACGATCGAGGATCCTTCAGCAGTGGCGGATTCACAAGCTCTTCTCCAGTTGAGGCTGGAAAGACGTATGAGGTGGAGATTGAGGACATATCGAGGCAGGGAGACGGCATCGCCCGGGTTGAGGGCTTCGTCATCTTCGTCTCTGATACGAAGGTCGGAGACAAGGTCTCCATATCCATCGACAGGGTTATGCGAAGGTTCGCCATAGCCCACAAGGTCTGA
- a CDS encoding ABC transporter ATP-binding protein produces MTNIIEIKKLRKIYGDGVEVVALDDVDLTIKEGEVLSIVGPSGSGKSTLLNMIGLLDTPSGGEIWLKGQNITRATPKERARLRNKELGFIFQFHHLLPEFNAVENVMMPLLIAGVDRDEARDRAIALLQEVGLADRLMNRPNQLSGGQNQRVAVARALAGHPSIVIGDEPTGNLDTKSSDMIYELLRKLNRQMNQTFILVTHDMTMAEKTDRILRIVDGRIVCEMRRDGDEFVTQEICRAE; encoded by the coding sequence TTGACCAACATCATAGAGATAAAGAAGCTGAGGAAGATCTACGGAGACGGGGTGGAGGTGGTGGCCCTCGACGACGTCGACCTGACGATAAAGGAGGGGGAGGTCCTATCGATTGTGGGGCCCAGCGGGAGCGGGAAGTCGACCCTCCTGAACATGATCGGCCTGTTGGATACCCCCTCCGGCGGCGAGATCTGGCTGAAGGGTCAGAACATAACGAGGGCGACCCCCAAAGAGAGGGCGAGGCTGAGAAATAAGGAGCTGGGGTTCATATTCCAGTTTCACCACCTCCTACCGGAGTTCAACGCCGTCGAGAACGTGATGATGCCCCTTCTGATCGCCGGGGTCGATAGGGACGAGGCGAGGGATCGGGCGATAGCCCTCCTCCAGGAGGTGGGGCTCGCCGACCGGCTGATGAACAGGCCAAACCAGCTCTCCGGGGGCCAGAACCAGAGGGTGGCGGTGGCGAGAGCTTTAGCGGGCCACCCCTCCATCGTCATAGGGGACGAGCCCACCGGAAACCTGGACACCAAGAGCTCCGACATGATATACGAGCTTCTGAGGAAGCTCAACCGCCAGATGAACCAGACCTTCATCCTCGTCACCCATGACATGACCATGGCCGAGAAGACGGATAGGATACTGCGGATCGTCGACGGCAGGATCGTATGCGAGATGCGCCGAGATGGGGATGAGTTCGTCACCCAGGAGATCTGTCGGGCGGAATGA
- a CDS encoding ABC transporter permease — MFELSIAERHILGNPRMVLFTVISVALAVGVIVVLIGLTEGYRQDLIDNTVENSPHVTVSPKEGEDYIYLYRTLAAIATEHPEVVAASPRLVGGAAAKHRDNVKGITFIGVDPLQEDLLLRVQEEVVWGDFYDLQFRRYAAVVGSALADDLELKVGDKFRITRLDASLQLTAVGIIETGTGLDRTLIYLPLGTAQQLLGEGDVVTEVGIRLSEIYAAPAIAADLNGRTLYKAESWQEKSRDVLEMLDTQQYYSWAFYLLIFFISGLGIVNTMIMIVSRRTREIGILMAMGASRGSIIKIFILESVILGPPSALLGGGLAHVAAKLIGTIEVPAEFYMTDRMTVVLDLGTFLYVALFALVVNFIAGIYPAFKASRLDPVKAIATE; from the coding sequence ATGTTCGAGCTATCGATCGCAGAGAGGCACATCCTCGGAAACCCCCGGATGGTCCTCTTCACCGTCATCTCCGTCGCCCTGGCGGTGGGGGTGATCGTGGTCCTGATAGGGCTGACGGAGGGGTACAGGCAGGACCTGATCGATAACACTGTGGAGAACTCCCCCCACGTCACCGTATCCCCGAAGGAGGGGGAGGATTACATATACCTCTATAGGACCCTCGCCGCCATCGCTACGGAGCATCCCGAGGTCGTGGCGGCGTCCCCGAGGCTGGTGGGGGGGGCGGCGGCCAAGCACCGAGATAACGTTAAGGGTATCACCTTCATAGGGGTGGACCCCCTCCAGGAGGACCTCCTCCTGAGGGTCCAGGAGGAGGTGGTCTGGGGCGACTTCTACGATCTGCAGTTCAGGAGGTACGCCGCCGTAGTCGGATCCGCCCTCGCCGACGACCTGGAGCTGAAGGTGGGAGACAAGTTCAGGATCACCAGGCTGGACGCGTCCCTGCAGCTGACGGCGGTCGGGATCATCGAGACCGGGACGGGGCTCGACAGGACCCTCATATACCTCCCCCTGGGGACGGCCCAGCAACTTTTGGGGGAGGGGGACGTGGTGACCGAGGTGGGGATTAGGCTGTCGGAGATCTATGCCGCCCCCGCCATCGCCGCGGACCTGAACGGAAGGACCCTCTACAAGGCCGAGAGCTGGCAGGAGAAGAGCCGGGACGTCCTGGAGATGCTGGATACCCAGCAGTACTACTCCTGGGCTTTCTATTTATTAATATTCTTCATATCCGGCCTGGGAATAGTCAACACCATGATCATGATAGTGAGCCGGAGGACGAGGGAGATAGGGATCTTGATGGCGATGGGCGCCTCCCGGGGATCGATCATAAAGATCTTCATCCTGGAGAGCGTCATCCTGGGGCCGCCTTCGGCCCTCCTCGGCGGCGGCCTCGCCCACGTCGCGGCGAAGCTGATCGGGACGATCGAGGTCCCGGCGGAGTTCTACATGACCGACAGGATGACGGTGGTCCTGGATCTGGGGACGTTCCTCTACGTCGCCCTCTTCGCCCTCGTCGTCAACTTCATCGCCGGGATATACCCCGCCTTCAAGGCCTCCAGGCTCGATCCGGTGAAGGCGATAGCAACAGAATGA